A window of the Rhizobium sp. 9140 genome harbors these coding sequences:
- the repA gene encoding plasmid partitioning protein RepA, which translates to MDRHISRAATSAHITQRAEALSARLRAVGERAFPPTAQKSLRSFTSGEVAEIVGVSDGYLRQLSLDGLGPAPDIGTGGRRSYTLEQINGLRQYLAEARPKEAARFWPRRREGEKLQIITVANFKGGSAKTTTSLYLAQGLALQGYRALAIDLDPQASLSAMFGYQPEFDVAENTTIYGAIRYDDQRVAMKDVIRKTYFTGISIVPGNLELMEFEHQTPRFMLQNRGRPEDLFFRRVASAIDQVKDEYDIVVVDCPPQLGFLTMGALNAATGMIVTVHPQMVDVASMSQFLLMTSDLVSVIEEAGGKLDYDFLRFLVTRHDPRDVPEQEIVGLLRDVFGTDVMAAAAWKSTAIANAGLTKQSLYELSRGAVGRSTYDRAMESISAVNHEAVGLINEVWGR; encoded by the coding sequence ATCGACAGGCACATCAGTAGGGCAGCAACGTCCGCACATATTACGCAGCGCGCGGAAGCTCTATCCGCGAGACTCCGTGCGGTCGGTGAACGCGCCTTTCCCCCGACCGCGCAGAAGTCGCTTCGGTCGTTCACCTCTGGGGAGGTAGCCGAGATCGTTGGTGTTTCGGATGGCTACCTGCGCCAACTCTCCCTAGATGGCCTCGGCCCGGCACCTGATATCGGGACCGGTGGCCGACGCTCCTATACACTTGAACAAATCAATGGCTTGCGGCAGTACCTCGCCGAGGCACGCCCTAAGGAAGCGGCGCGTTTCTGGCCCCGTCGCCGGGAGGGTGAAAAACTTCAAATCATCACAGTCGCCAACTTTAAGGGTGGCTCGGCCAAGACCACGACATCTCTATATCTCGCGCAGGGTCTGGCGCTCCAGGGTTATCGAGCCCTTGCCATAGATCTTGATCCCCAGGCCTCGCTCTCCGCGATGTTTGGTTATCAGCCGGAATTCGATGTTGCGGAGAATACCACGATATACGGCGCCATCCGGTATGATGACCAGCGTGTGGCGATGAAAGATGTGATCCGCAAGACCTACTTCACGGGCATCAGCATCGTTCCCGGCAATCTGGAGCTGATGGAGTTTGAGCATCAGACCCCGCGATTTATGCTCCAAAACCGAGGACGGCCAGAAGATTTGTTTTTCAGGCGTGTTGCAAGCGCCATTGATCAGGTCAAAGACGAGTACGACATTGTCGTTGTTGACTGCCCTCCTCAGCTTGGCTTCCTCACCATGGGTGCTCTGAATGCAGCGACAGGAATGATTGTCACCGTCCACCCACAAATGGTGGACGTAGCTTCCATGAGCCAATTTCTCCTAATGACCTCCGATCTTGTCTCCGTAATCGAAGAGGCGGGAGGTAAGCTCGACTATGATTTTCTGAGGTTCCTTGTGACCCGCCATGATCCCCGAGATGTACCTGAACAGGAAATCGTCGGTTTACTTCGGGATGTATTCGGTACCGATGTGATGGCTGCGGCAGCATGGAAATCGACCGCAATTGCTAATGCCGGTTTGACCAAGCAATCTCTTTACGAGTTGTCGCGTGGTGCGGTCGGTCGATCGACCTATGATCGAGCGATGGAATCCATTAGTGCAGTGAATCACGAAGCTGTCGGCCTAATCAATGAAGTGTGGGGTAGATGA
- the repB gene encoding plasmid partitioning protein RepB codes for MSKRTQSVRNLFAAGPDEAPTADTRQPMQRVASGAVRSLKDTFSEVERDYEELKQKVADGALPIDLDPSLIDPSPFADRFADQDASAVEALKASFLEHGQEIPILVRAHPTEIGRYQISYGHRRVRAATELGLKVKAYVRELSDDRLVVAQGIENSAREDLTFIERSMFALKLEEGGFERTLIQTALSVDRQEASKLINVGRAVPGWLAEAIGRAPKIGRPRWQELADGLKNVRAESKARKATTDKSFGHKTSDDRFIAVLRAIKAIDRPSAEKTPVLSAKSAEGTQIATLAVSGRVCKIEIDRDRDEAFAKFVMDRIPDLYENFRQTEPGSEG; via the coding sequence ATGAGCAAACGAACTCAGTCAGTCCGCAATCTCTTTGCCGCAGGGCCTGATGAGGCGCCGACCGCTGACACACGTCAACCAATGCAGCGCGTAGCGTCAGGAGCGGTTCGGTCGTTGAAGGACACTTTTTCGGAAGTTGAGAGGGACTACGAAGAACTCAAGCAAAAAGTTGCTGACGGCGCTCTTCCGATTGACCTCGATCCGTCTCTTATCGACCCATCCCCTTTCGCCGATCGTTTTGCGGATCAGGATGCTTCGGCTGTCGAAGCTCTCAAAGCCTCTTTCCTTGAGCACGGGCAAGAAATACCAATTCTAGTACGGGCTCATCCCACTGAGATTGGCCGTTATCAGATTTCTTATGGCCATCGTCGCGTACGAGCTGCCACTGAGCTTGGTCTTAAGGTCAAGGCTTACGTGCGCGAACTTAGTGACGATCGCCTTGTTGTCGCACAAGGCATTGAAAATTCAGCCCGTGAAGATCTTACCTTTATAGAGCGTTCAATGTTCGCGCTGAAACTCGAGGAAGGCGGGTTTGAGCGGACCCTCATTCAAACCGCTTTGTCGGTTGATCGGCAGGAAGCATCCAAGCTCATCAACGTAGGCCGCGCTGTTCCAGGTTGGCTGGCCGAAGCGATCGGCCGGGCTCCGAAGATAGGTCGGCCGCGGTGGCAAGAGCTTGCTGACGGTCTGAAAAATGTACGAGCGGAAAGCAAAGCGCGTAAGGCTACAACTGACAAGTCGTTTGGTCACAAGACTTCGGATGATCGCTTTATCGCGGTTCTTCGCGCGATAAAGGCGATCGATAGACCGAGCGCGGAAAAGACGCCGGTACTTTCCGCAAAGTCTGCCGAGGGTACTCAGATCGCTACCCTCGCGGTCTCCGGCAGGGTTTGTAAAATTGAGATTGATAGAGATCGGGACGAGGCGTTTGCCAAGTTCGTGATGGATCGAATTCCTGATCTTTACGAGAACTTCCGGCAGACCGAGCCCGGATCCGAAGGTTAG
- the repC gene encoding plasmid replication protein RepC: protein MQSGSVTTPFGRRPMTLALVRAQFQTADIRKGKVADKWKVYRDACEARALLGLRDRALAVLNALLSFYPETDLSEDANLVVFPSNAQLSARANGIAGTTLRENLAVLVGAGLINRNDSPNGKRYVRRGKDGEVETAYGFSLAPLLARAEELALMAQRVADEARRFKVVKERTTIARRDVRKLIAAAVEDGAPGDWATMETIYIGAVARLRTAKSIEAVESILDELVLLREDVLSILESNIFSQKTATNDNGIRQHIQNSNTESINEFEPSSEKERGERPMLKSDRLAEPLKSFPIGLVMRACPEIAAYAPGGQVQSWRDLMSAAVVVRSTLGVSASAYQDACEAMGAENAAVAMAAILERAGHINSAGGYLRDLTSRTRRGEFSLGPMIMALLKANSGGAISA from the coding sequence ATGCAAAGTGGAAGTGTAACGACGCCATTCGGGCGGCGGCCGATGACGCTTGCCTTGGTCAGGGCCCAATTCCAGACAGCGGACATTCGCAAGGGAAAAGTTGCGGACAAGTGGAAAGTATACCGTGACGCCTGCGAAGCGCGCGCGCTACTTGGCCTGCGCGATAGGGCGCTTGCTGTGCTCAACGCTCTCCTGTCGTTTTATCCAGAGACGGACCTCAGCGAAGATGCGAACCTTGTGGTCTTTCCGTCTAATGCTCAACTGAGCGCACGAGCGAACGGCATCGCGGGCACGACACTGAGAGAGAACTTGGCTGTATTGGTGGGTGCCGGGCTGATAAATCGTAACGACAGCCCCAATGGTAAACGCTACGTGAGACGTGGCAAGGACGGCGAGGTGGAGACAGCATATGGGTTCAGTCTTGCCCCCTTGCTTGCGAGGGCGGAAGAACTCGCTCTCATGGCGCAGCGGGTGGCCGATGAGGCACGACGCTTCAAGGTAGTTAAGGAGCGGACGACTATCGCGCGCAGGGACGTGCGTAAGCTTATCGCGGCTGCTGTTGAAGATGGTGCGCCTGGCGACTGGGCGACGATGGAGACAATCTACATCGGGGCCGTAGCAAGGCTTAGGACCGCCAAGTCGATTGAGGCCGTTGAATCCATCCTGGACGAACTAGTACTCTTGCGCGAAGACGTGCTCAGCATATTGGAAAGCAACATCTTTTCACAAAAAACCGCTACCAATGACAACGGAATCCGTCAGCACATACAGAATTCAAATACCGAATCTATAAATGAATTTGAACCTAGCTCCGAAAAAGAGCGGGGCGAGAGACCGATGTTAAAATCAGACCGACTGGCCGAGCCGCTAAAGAGTTTCCCTATTGGTTTGGTGATGCGAGCATGCCCTGAAATTGCGGCCTATGCGCCTGGAGGCCAGGTCCAGAGTTGGAGGGACTTGATGTCCGCCGCAGTCGTGGTTCGGTCGACCTTGGGAGTAAGCGCTTCAGCTTATCAGGATGCTTGCGAGGCAATGGGCGCCGAGAATGCGGCCGTCGCGATGGCAGCGATACTTGAGCGAGCTGGGCACATCAATTCCGCTGGTGGCTATCTCCGCGATCTCACCTCCAGAACGCGCCGCGGTGAATTTTCGCTCGGCCCGATGATAATGGCGCTTTTGAAAGCGAACTCTGGCGGGGCTATAAGTGCATGA
- a CDS encoding site-specific integrase, with protein MTKKTLWVSSVTQNVLNRAEQLDTIASVLPIDRRDKLAEILTDQDVETLRHLINEGMGENTLRALTSDLGYLEAWSHAATGGALPWPAPEALLLKFVAHHLWDPARRETDPDHGMPAEVDQALRDVGFLRSTGPHAPDTVRRRLAHWSTLTKWRGLDGAFASPALKSAIRLAVRAVPRQRRRKSAKSVTGDIMAKMLATCAGESLRDLRDRAILMVGFASGGRRRSEIAGLRREQLTAEPPIAVEGGAPLLSLSIHLGRTKTSSGDSDEVVYLTGRPVDALNAWLVAAKIESGSVFPAIDRWGNVSRRALDPKAINDIVKQRATMAGLEAGEFSAYGLRSGYLTEAANRGVPLPEAMEQSRHRSVQQASSYYNNATRRSGRATRLL; from the coding sequence ATGACGAAAAAGACCTTGTGGGTATCGTCTGTCACCCAGAATGTTTTAAACCGCGCCGAACAGCTCGACACCATCGCGTCGGTGCTGCCGATCGACCGACGTGACAAGCTTGCCGAAATCCTGACCGACCAGGACGTGGAGACCCTGCGTCATCTGATCAACGAAGGTATGGGTGAGAATACGCTGCGGGCATTGACCTCCGATCTCGGTTATCTCGAAGCCTGGTCGCATGCCGCGACTGGCGGCGCCCTTCCCTGGCCGGCGCCCGAGGCGCTGCTCCTCAAGTTTGTCGCCCATCACCTCTGGGACCCAGCGAGGCGCGAAACCGATCCGGACCATGGCATGCCGGCTGAGGTTGACCAGGCCCTTCGAGATGTCGGCTTTCTCCGATCAACCGGGCCGCACGCGCCCGATACCGTGCGCCGGCGTCTGGCCCACTGGTCGACACTGACTAAGTGGCGCGGTCTCGACGGCGCTTTCGCCTCACCTGCCCTCAAGTCCGCGATCCGGCTCGCCGTTCGTGCCGTGCCACGCCAACGCCGCCGCAAGAGCGCCAAGTCGGTCACCGGCGACATCATGGCAAAAATGCTGGCCACTTGTGCCGGCGAAAGCCTTCGTGACCTCCGTGATCGGGCCATCCTGATGGTTGGCTTTGCGTCGGGTGGGCGCCGTCGCAGCGAGATTGCCGGGCTGCGCAGAGAACAGTTGACGGCTGAGCCGCCGATCGCGGTTGAGGGCGGGGCTCCCCTGCTCTCGCTGTCAATCCATCTAGGCCGCACAAAGACCAGCAGCGGCGACAGCGATGAGGTTGTCTACCTGACCGGCCGGCCGGTTGATGCCCTGAACGCTTGGCTTGTTGCCGCCAAGATTGAAAGTGGCAGTGTGTTTCCGGCGATTGATCGCTGGGGGAATGTTTCCCGTCGGGCGCTCGATCCGAAGGCGATCAACGATATTGTCAAACAGCGGGCGACGATGGCCGGGCTGGAGGCGGGGGAGTTTTCCGCGTACGGGTTACGGTCGGGCTATTTGACCGAAGCCGCAAACCGAGGCGTTCCTTTGCCGGAGGCGATGGAGCAGTCGCGCCACCGATCGGTACAGCAGGCGTCAAGCTACTACAACAACGCAACGCGTCGGAGCGGCCGGGCTACGCGATTATTATGA
- a CDS encoding type II toxin-antitoxin system Phd/YefM family antitoxin, which translates to MTSTVTAAAVSKNFGAYQDAAVREPVIITKNGRPRTVLIAYEDYLRLAKRDRRVDLTTAMSDDELAVIEASQMEPGLDQLNAELLTGKHAAD; encoded by the coding sequence ATGACCTCGACCGTGACAGCAGCAGCCGTTTCCAAGAATTTTGGCGCCTATCAGGATGCCGCAGTCCGCGAGCCGGTGATTATCACCAAGAACGGCCGGCCGCGCACGGTTCTGATCGCCTATGAGGACTATCTGCGTCTGGCCAAACGCGACCGTCGCGTGGATCTCACCACGGCGATGAGTGACGATGAACTTGCCGTCATTGAAGCGTCGCAGATGGAGCCGGGTCTCGATCAGCTCAACGCCGAACTGCTGACGGGCAAACATGCTGCCGACTGA
- a CDS encoding plasmid maintenance toxin (PemK-like), translating into MLPTEPEVGWVFRYSYLWHWQHLEGREEGDKDRPALVLAIVAALDDGTPAVRVLPTTHSPPSDPSEAIEIPPATKRRLGLDDERSWIILTESNRFVWLGPDVRPVDSETGYLGPLPPALFNGIKRRFVELARGKRHRATARSE; encoded by the coding sequence ATGCTGCCGACTGAACCAGAAGTCGGTTGGGTCTTTCGTTATTCCTATCTCTGGCATTGGCAGCATCTCGAAGGCCGGGAGGAGGGCGACAAGGACCGTCCGGCGCTGGTGTTGGCGATTGTCGCGGCCCTGGACGATGGCACGCCCGCAGTCCGTGTCCTGCCGACAACGCACTCGCCGCCCTCTGATCCGAGTGAAGCGATCGAAATCCCGCCGGCGACAAAACGGCGTCTTGGACTGGACGACGAACGATCCTGGATTATCCTGACGGAAAGCAACCGGTTTGTCTGGTTGGGACCGGATGTCCGGCCCGTTGACAGCGAAACAGGCTACCTTGGCCCTTTGCCACCGGCATTGTTCAACGGGATCAAGCGCCGCTTTGTCGAACTGGCGCGCGGCAAGCGTCATCGCGCCACGGCCCGCAGCGAGTAG
- a CDS encoding acyltransferase family protein, protein MTMLATSNNSHADGLPWHSQASAVATGTRMVGPDILRSLAILLVMLVHLPLNATPGVLVTVREYGWLGVDIFFVLSGYLIGTQLFKEVTRTGAVDFKSFYLRRAFRIFPAFFVVLGIYALVPVLRDNPAMQPLWKFATFTVNLGFDPREGNAFSQAWTLAVEEQFYLVLPLLVLLLYKRIGTGWVLALAGLLMLVGVVLRYAIWDIQVGTLVAEGQFRPAFATYLRDVYYPTYTRLDGLLFGVVLASARFFKPELYRQYLSPKVTIPSGLIFVILALICFSDRGPLAGQGIFPVFQAPLGAVAGFPLISIGIALLFCAMLDLEHILSRWPVPGAALVATLSYSLYLTHKSVFHVTRLVVGEENLQGSFGFVVYLIASFVVAVVLWFFVERTFLHLRDKMLSSSQ, encoded by the coding sequence ATGACCATGCTTGCCACAAGTAACAATTCGCATGCGGATGGCCTTCCGTGGCACTCGCAGGCGAGCGCCGTGGCAACTGGTACACGGATGGTTGGCCCCGACATTCTGCGCTCACTGGCGATCTTGCTGGTGATGCTCGTCCACTTGCCGCTGAACGCCACCCCCGGCGTATTGGTGACTGTCCGCGAGTATGGTTGGCTCGGCGTTGATATCTTCTTTGTGCTCAGCGGCTACCTGATCGGCACGCAACTGTTCAAGGAAGTTACGCGCACGGGAGCAGTTGATTTCAAATCGTTTTATCTCCGCCGTGCGTTCCGCATCTTCCCGGCCTTCTTCGTGGTCCTTGGCATTTACGCCTTAGTTCCAGTCCTTCGCGACAATCCGGCGATGCAGCCTCTCTGGAAATTCGCGACCTTCACGGTCAATCTCGGGTTCGATCCGAGGGAGGGCAACGCTTTTTCTCAGGCATGGACACTTGCCGTCGAAGAGCAGTTCTATCTCGTCCTGCCTTTGCTGGTTCTCCTCCTATATAAGCGCATTGGAACGGGATGGGTGCTTGCCCTCGCAGGACTGCTGATGCTCGTTGGTGTGGTGCTGCGTTACGCGATCTGGGATATCCAGGTTGGCACCCTTGTCGCAGAAGGCCAGTTCCGCCCCGCCTTTGCAACATACCTCCGAGATGTCTACTACCCAACATATACCCGTCTCGATGGCCTGCTGTTCGGCGTGGTGCTTGCGAGCGCCCGCTTCTTTAAGCCAGAACTTTACAGGCAGTATCTGTCGCCGAAGGTCACGATACCCTCAGGTCTGATCTTTGTGATCTTAGCGCTCATCTGCTTTAGTGATCGGGGACCTCTTGCAGGACAAGGCATATTTCCGGTGTTTCAGGCGCCACTCGGCGCGGTCGCGGGCTTTCCGCTGATCTCGATCGGCATTGCACTTCTGTTCTGCGCCATGCTCGATCTTGAGCACATTCTAAGCCGCTGGCCCGTTCCAGGTGCAGCTCTCGTAGCGACTCTCTCCTACAGCCTTTACCTGACGCACAAGTCCGTCTTTCACGTCACGCGCCTGGTTGTCGGAGAGGAGAATCTGCAAGGCAGCTTTGGCTTTGTTGTCTACCTGATCGCAAGCTTTGTTGTCGCAGTCGTTCTCTGGTTTTTCGTAGAGCGAACATTCCTGCATCTTCGGGATAAAATGCTGTCGTCGTCGCAATAA
- a CDS encoding site-specific integrase: protein MAQIIEQNSEIHVEETSAPSLSTASGGDVSAPEVSGDSPLPSLAVQDQTPAHLASLADRARGYVEAASSANTRKAYASDWKHFAAWCRRSNLAPLPPHPQTVGLYITACASGTAERGAKANSVSTIERRLSSLSWNYAQRALSLDRKDRHIATVMAGIRNSHARPPVQKEAVMAEDIIAMVETLDRGSLRGLRDRAMLLIGFAGGLRRSEIVGLDLKADQTEDGRGWIEILDKGMLVTLRGKTGWREVEVGRGSSDATCPVAAIETWIKFAKLAHGPLFRRVTGQGKAVGSERLNDKEVARLVKRAAMAAGVRGDLSEIERAFKFSGHSLRAGLASSAEVDERYVQKQLGHASAEMTRRYQRRRDRFRVNLTKASGL from the coding sequence ATGGCCCAAATCATCGAGCAGAACAGCGAAATTCACGTCGAGGAGACCTCAGCGCCGTCTCTCAGCACAGCCTCCGGCGGTGATGTTTCCGCGCCGGAGGTGTCGGGCGACAGCCCCCTCCCCTCTCTCGCCGTTCAGGACCAGACGCCCGCCCATCTCGCAAGCCTTGCTGATCGCGCCCGGGGTTATGTCGAAGCCGCCAGCTCCGCCAATACCCGCAAGGCTTACGCTTCGGACTGGAAGCATTTTGCCGCTTGGTGTCGGCGGTCCAATCTGGCTCCGCTCCCGCCACACCCGCAAACCGTCGGGCTCTACATCACCGCCTGCGCTTCCGGCACAGCTGAACGGGGCGCCAAGGCCAACTCCGTCTCAACCATCGAACGACGACTCTCCTCGCTATCCTGGAATTATGCCCAGCGCGCGCTCTCGCTTGATCGTAAAGACAGGCACATCGCCACCGTTATGGCCGGGATCCGCAACAGCCATGCCAGGCCGCCGGTGCAGAAGGAGGCGGTCATGGCCGAAGATATCATCGCCATGGTCGAGACGCTCGACCGCGGTTCGCTGCGCGGCCTGCGCGATCGTGCCATGTTGCTCATCGGTTTTGCCGGCGGCCTCCGTCGTTCCGAAATTGTCGGCCTCGATCTAAAGGCAGATCAGACTGAGGACGGCCGAGGCTGGATTGAGATCCTCGACAAGGGCATGCTTGTCACCCTGCGCGGCAAGACTGGGTGGCGAGAGGTCGAGGTGGGTCGTGGCTCGTCTGATGCGACGTGTCCAGTCGCCGCGATCGAGACCTGGATCAAGTTCGCCAAGCTGGCCCATGGCCCCCTCTTTCGCCGCGTCACGGGGCAAGGGAAGGCTGTTGGCTCGGAGCGTCTGAACGACAAAGAGGTGGCGCGGCTTGTGAAGCGGGCCGCAATGGCCGCAGGCGTTCGCGGCGATCTCAGCGAGATCGAGCGCGCCTTCAAGTTCTCCGGTCATTCCCTTCGCGCTGGCCTTGCCTCCTCGGCCGAGGTCGACGAACGCTACGTCCAAAAACAGCTTGGCCATGCTTCCGCGGAGATGACCCGCAGATATCAGAGACGACGTGATCGGTTCCGCGTGAATTTGACCAAGGCTTCAGGGCTTTAG
- a CDS encoding DUF1403 family protein — MASRPRTLPDLPPTFPPVPDWARAAGARQAAGDAELFAGAALGSIHQIARGHHPLGQLWRQRLALQSAEAVVRLQGRTEDAAALRDHLYLTRPGDDPGPAGRILQAWRALGRGSSLGPVSLNAEWLVIFADLLSLTIDAPAQEAIDNALAASVGTRNPIEAASATVATSLTLRPDSRPLALWLADAVLARRLNWPVPVPLLAAHLKRDDLRFAGGPRADPQRWQTACAFAYGRGATAAFDLYADLARRAHRLLALAPQLRSKDADAMVAILISEDAQAAQTGRTVSDRSSRRLFERLVALGGVRELTGRPTFRLYGL, encoded by the coding sequence ATGGCTTCACGACCCCGTACCTTACCCGATTTGCCACCGACCTTCCCACCCGTGCCGGACTGGGCGCGCGCCGCCGGCGCCCGCCAAGCCGCCGGAGACGCCGAGCTTTTCGCCGGTGCTGCGCTTGGCAGCATTCACCAGATCGCCCGTGGCCACCATCCCCTGGGCCAGCTTTGGCGCCAGCGTCTGGCGCTTCAATCGGCGGAAGCGGTCGTCCGCCTGCAGGGCCGCACGGAAGATGCGGCGGCGCTGCGCGATCATCTCTACCTGACCCGGCCCGGCGACGATCCCGGTCCCGCCGGCCGGATCCTGCAGGCCTGGCGGGCGCTGGGACGGGGATCGTCACTTGGGCCAGTATCACTCAACGCCGAATGGCTGGTGATCTTCGCCGATCTGTTGTCGCTCACTATCGACGCACCGGCGCAGGAGGCCATCGACAATGCCCTGGCGGCGAGCGTCGGAACCAGGAACCCGATCGAGGCGGCGAGCGCGACGGTCGCAACCAGCCTGACTCTGCGTCCTGACAGCCGCCCGCTGGCGCTCTGGCTCGCCGATGCGGTACTTGCCCGGCGTCTGAACTGGCCAGTTCCCGTGCCGCTGCTGGCCGCGCATCTGAAGCGGGATGACTTGCGTTTCGCCGGCGGTCCGCGTGCCGATCCGCAACGGTGGCAGACCGCCTGTGCCTTTGCCTACGGGCGAGGGGCGACAGCGGCTTTCGATCTCTACGCTGATCTGGCACGGCGCGCGCACCGACTGCTGGCCCTGGCACCGCAATTGCGCAGCAAGGATGCCGACGCCATGGTGGCGATCCTGATCAGCGAAGATGCACAGGCAGCTCAGACCGGCCGGACAGTAAGCGACCGCTCGAGCCGGCGCCTGTTCGAGCGGCTGGTTGCACTCGGAGGCGTGCGCGAACTGACGGGACGTCCGACGTTCCGGCTTTATGGATTGTAA
- the istB gene encoding IS21-like element helper ATPase IstB, with translation MNTQAPEILLTHYLKTLKLPSFQREYQKLARLCATEGVDHVGYLTRLAEREMIERDRRKVERRIKAARFPVVKSLDSFDFAAIPKLNRMQVLELARCEWIERRENVIALGPSGTGKTHVALGLGLAACQKGLSVGFTTAAALVSEMMEARDERRLIRFQKQMAAYQLLIIDELGFVPLSKTGAELLFELISQRYERGATLITSNLPFDEWTETLGSERLTGALLDRITHHVSILEMNGDSYRLAQSRARKAG, from the coding sequence ATGAACACCCAAGCACCCGAGATCCTTCTCACCCATTATCTCAAAACCCTGAAGCTGCCGAGTTTCCAGCGCGAGTACCAGAAGCTGGCCCGGCTGTGCGCCACCGAAGGCGTCGATCATGTCGGATACCTCACCCGGCTTGCCGAGCGGGAGATGATCGAACGGGACCGTCGCAAGGTCGAGCGTCGCATCAAGGCGGCCAGGTTCCCGGTCGTCAAAAGCCTCGACAGTTTCGACTTCGCCGCCATCCCAAAGCTGAACAGGATGCAGGTGCTGGAACTGGCGCGCTGCGAATGGATCGAGCGCAGGGAGAACGTTATCGCTCTCGGCCCCAGCGGCACGGGCAAGACCCATGTGGCGCTCGGCCTCGGCCTGGCCGCCTGCCAGAAGGGCCTGTCCGTTGGGTTCACGACAGCGGCCGCACTGGTCAGCGAGATGATGGAGGCGCGCGACGAGCGGCGTCTCATCCGGTTCCAGAAGCAGATGGCCGCCTACCAGCTGTTGATCATCGATGAACTGGGCTTCGTGCCGCTGTCAAAGACCGGCGCGGAATTGCTGTTCGAGCTGATCTCGCAACGATACGAGCGAGGCGCGACCCTGATCACCAGCAACCTTCCTTTTGACGAATGGACGGAAACCTTGGGGTCCGAGCGCCTGACCGGCGCTTTGCTCGACCGCATCACCCATCACGTCAGCATCCTCGAGATGAACGGCGACAGCTATCGTCTCGCCCAAAGCCGCGCCCGAAAGGCCGGCTGA